In a single window of the Raphanus sativus cultivar WK10039 chromosome 9, ASM80110v3, whole genome shotgun sequence genome:
- the LOC108826168 gene encoding protein SENESCENCE-ASSOCIATED GENE 21, mitochondrial-like, which translates to MARSLSNVKMVSAFVSQELSNAIFRRGYAATAGKSSGGKGGAVVSAVVKKGVEESNQKIAWIPDPKTGYYRPETGSNEIDPAELRAALLNNKQ; encoded by the exons ATGGCTCGTTCTCTCTCTAACGTTAAGATGGTATCTGCTTTCGTCTCTCAAGAACTCTCTAATGCAATCTTCCG ACGCGGTTATGCGGCCACGGCGGGTAAGTCTAGCGGTGGAAAAGGTGGAGCCGTTGTTTCGGCGGTAGTGAAGAAGGGAGTGGAAGAATCGAACCAGAAGATTGCTTGGATTCCAGACCCCAAAACCGGTTATTACAGACCGGAAACCGGTTCCAACGAGATTGACCCAGCGGAGTTACGAGCAGCTCTCTTAAACAACAAGCAGTGA